A stretch of Planctomycetia bacterium DNA encodes these proteins:
- a CDS encoding efflux RND transporter permease subunit, with the protein MSLSDLSIRNPVFAIMLSAALVVFGWLGYQGLGISQFPEIDFPVVNINTFWEGASPESMDLDVTEIIEDAVFGVEAVDYVQSSSSEGVSAVTVNFRLGRDVDVALKDVQNAVQAAMHRLPSDIDPPVISKINFNRFPVIWLTVHGPRSSAEINRLVQDELKQHIESIKGCGGVFFGGMRRRSMRVWLDAPKLHSFGLDAVDVVQAMRREHVEKPAGAVESSKRELQVRVLSEARKTDDFAKLPLTTSSTGQVIQLGDLSVIEDGLDDRRSLARFNREPCVGIGVLRATGANVVEVCDEVKRKIPELRRKLPDDLSLSVSTDFSLFIKDDIAEVKETLLIGVLLTAVVTYCFLGSLGTTINVCLSIPISLIGTFMVIRYLGFTVNFMTLLGLSLSVGVVVDDAILVLENIYRLREQQKRAADREKERVNRMQAAWIGAREITFAASAATFSIAAIFIPVAFLEGAIGAFFYQFAITVTVAVLLSLLTSLTITPMLCSRFLDIREHSRAMPYRLPFAKAGLLLTLIYPIRFLYWVLDRCIIEPILIRPINWLMRGITSVYGWLISWALKLKWLVTIISLLIAGSAALFLIGVEIPLPAPLSSWLGKETLIMKPIGMELVPSEDQSRFVCTVICPVGSSIDYVDEMLKKAEDVLIQLRDPVGREILATMFAAVSIRPGQLISEGTIFCRLMPKDMRGMTQTQVINEVRKRLGGIVGMKAVVLDLSTQGFAATRGYPVNFAVQGPDWEKVIRFAERIRERMTDTTLINDVNTDYRPGMPELHIIPEREKAEQLGIPMQRLGFTINAAIGGLRVGRFTDDDHRYDVRIRFLETQRASPDQLKLVHLKTESGNLIPLSDVVTTEMKSTLPVINRYNRRRKIELSANMSPGVSQGEALGRCREIAEEVRLELELPSSYFIVPLGNAQVMQQTMKSLWWALILGFVVAYMILGVQFNSFVHPFTVLMAVPFGVTGALATLWYTGDTLNLMSMIGLVLLAGLVKKNSIVLVDFASQVRRGSACGHELDADSKPLENGELGVTDKMSAEEAMHQACVMRIRPILMTSLATIAGAVPMAYGLGAGAETRAPLALAIIGGIVLSTLVTLFYVPVLYVQLDHVGTWFRRQWNYDEEGKA; encoded by the coding sequence ATGAGCCTATCTGATCTGAGCATTCGCAATCCGGTGTTTGCCATCATGCTCTCAGCGGCTCTGGTGGTTTTTGGCTGGCTGGGATATCAGGGGCTGGGAATCAGCCAGTTTCCTGAAATTGATTTTCCCGTTGTTAACATCAACACGTTCTGGGAAGGCGCCAGTCCCGAATCAATGGATCTCGATGTCACCGAGATCATTGAAGATGCAGTGTTTGGCGTGGAAGCTGTTGATTACGTTCAATCTTCATCCTCTGAAGGTGTCAGTGCAGTTACGGTGAATTTTCGATTGGGACGCGATGTTGATGTAGCATTGAAAGACGTACAGAATGCGGTGCAGGCTGCCATGCATCGCCTGCCCAGCGACATAGACCCTCCGGTCATTTCGAAAATAAATTTCAACCGATTTCCGGTCATCTGGCTGACAGTGCACGGGCCGCGTTCTTCTGCGGAAATCAACCGACTGGTACAGGATGAACTGAAACAGCATATCGAGAGCATTAAAGGCTGCGGCGGCGTGTTCTTCGGCGGTATGCGCCGTCGAAGCATGCGAGTCTGGCTCGATGCTCCCAAACTACATTCCTTCGGGCTGGATGCGGTTGATGTTGTACAGGCCATGCGACGGGAACATGTCGAAAAACCTGCCGGAGCGGTGGAAAGCAGCAAGCGTGAACTGCAGGTACGGGTGTTGAGTGAGGCAAGAAAAACTGATGATTTTGCAAAACTACCACTCACAACATCTTCGACTGGCCAGGTGATTCAACTTGGCGATCTATCGGTTATTGAAGATGGACTGGATGATCGCCGCAGCCTGGCACGGTTCAACCGAGAACCCTGTGTTGGAATTGGCGTGCTACGTGCCACGGGAGCCAACGTGGTAGAAGTCTGTGATGAAGTAAAACGAAAAATACCAGAACTGAGGCGAAAACTGCCTGATGATTTGAGCCTGAGTGTTTCAACTGATTTTTCCCTGTTCATTAAAGACGACATCGCAGAAGTAAAAGAAACATTGCTGATTGGCGTATTGCTGACAGCGGTGGTTACTTACTGTTTTCTTGGATCACTGGGAACCACCATCAATGTTTGCCTTTCCATACCAATCTCGCTCATTGGCACCTTCATGGTCATTCGTTATCTGGGTTTTACCGTCAACTTCATGACGCTGCTCGGGTTGTCGTTATCCGTTGGTGTGGTAGTCGATGATGCCATATTAGTGCTTGAAAATATCTATCGACTTCGTGAACAGCAGAAGCGTGCGGCAGATCGCGAAAAGGAAAGAGTCAATCGCATGCAGGCAGCCTGGATTGGGGCGAGAGAAATTACCTTTGCTGCCAGTGCTGCCACCTTTTCCATTGCAGCCATTTTTATCCCCGTGGCATTTCTGGAAGGCGCCATTGGCGCTTTCTTTTATCAATTTGCCATCACGGTTACGGTTGCTGTTCTGCTGTCATTACTCACATCGTTGACCATTACACCGATGTTATGCTCGCGGTTTCTGGATATTCGTGAGCATAGCCGAGCCATGCCATACAGGCTACCTTTCGCAAAAGCTGGACTGTTGCTTACTCTGATCTATCCCATTCGATTCCTGTACTGGGTATTGGATCGGTGCATCATCGAACCAATACTAATTCGTCCCATCAACTGGTTGATGCGCGGAATCACTTCTGTTTACGGTTGGCTGATCTCATGGGCATTAAAACTGAAATGGCTGGTGACCATCATCAGTCTGCTCATTGCCGGATCTGCTGCACTTTTCCTTATCGGCGTAGAAATCCCCTTGCCTGCTCCACTCTCTTCTTGGCTGGGGAAAGAAACACTGATCATGAAACCTATCGGTATGGAACTGGTGCCCAGCGAAGATCAATCTCGTTTTGTATGCACGGTGATTTGTCCGGTAGGCAGCAGCATCGATTATGTCGATGAAATGTTGAAAAAAGCGGAAGATGTTCTGATTCAACTGCGTGATCCAGTAGGTCGGGAGATTCTGGCAACCATGTTTGCAGCTGTTTCGATTCGCCCCGGGCAGTTGATCAGTGAAGGTACCATCTTCTGTCGTCTGATGCCTAAGGATATGCGTGGCATGACGCAAACGCAGGTAATTAACGAAGTACGCAAACGTTTGGGTGGTATTGTTGGCATGAAAGCAGTCGTGCTGGATTTGTCAACACAGGGTTTCGCAGCCACACGTGGCTATCCCGTGAATTTCGCAGTACAGGGACCGGACTGGGAGAAAGTCATTCGATTCGCTGAACGTATCAGGGAAAGAATGACTGACACCACGCTCATCAATGATGTTAACACTGATTATCGCCCCGGCATGCCGGAATTACACATCATCCCGGAACGCGAAAAAGCAGAGCAATTGGGTATCCCCATGCAACGCCTGGGATTTACCATTAATGCCGCCATCGGCGGCCTGCGTGTGGGGCGATTTACCGATGACGATCATCGATATGATGTCCGTATTCGCTTTCTGGAGACACAGCGAGCCAGTCCTGATCAACTCAAACTGGTACACCTGAAGACCGAGTCCGGCAACCTGATACCACTGAGTGATGTGGTCACCACAGAGATGAAATCGACGCTGCCTGTAATCAATCGATACAACCGACGACGCAAGATTGAATTGAGCGCCAACATGTCGCCTGGTGTATCGCAGGGCGAAGCACTAGGACGATGCAGGGAAATTGCGGAAGAAGTCAGGCTGGAGCTGGAATTACCAAGCAGCTATTTCATTGTCCCACTCGGCAATGCTCAGGTTATGCAGCAGACCATGAAAAGCCTTTGGTGGGCATTGATTCTCGGCTTCGTCGTGGCGTATATGATTCTGGGGGTGCAGTTCAATTCATTTGTGCATCCGTTTACCGTTCTGATGGCTGTTCCCTTTGGCGTGACAGGAGCACTGGCGACACTCTGGTATACCGGAGATACGCTCAATCTTATGAGCATGATCGGCCTGGTACTGCTGGCTGGCCTGGTAAAGAAAAATTCCATTGTTCTGGTCGATTTTGCCAGTCAGGTGCGTAGAGGCAGTGCCTGTGGACATGAACTGGACGCTGATTCAAAACCTCTGGAGAATGGAGAGTTGGGTGTAACAGACAAAATGAGCGCGGAAGAAGCCATGCATCAAGCCTGTGTGATGCGTATAAGACCGATTCTGATGACCTCGCTGGCTACCATTGCAGGTGCAGTACCCATGGCATACGGTCTGGGAGCTGGTGCGGAAACGCGTGCCCCGCTGGCACTGGCCATCATCGGTGGTATTGTCCTTTCCACACTGGTAACGCTCTTTTACGTGCCGGTACTTTATGTTCAGCTGGATCATGTTGGCACGTGGTTCCGCAGACAGTGGAATTACGATGAAGAAGGTAAAGCATAA
- a CDS encoding cation transporter, translating into MSSMPVRVQPPRWPVYLSIMAAVLTILLKFAAWFISGSVGLLSDAMESVINLVASSLALVALWYASRPPDAEHTYGHEKIAYFSSGLEGMLILFASVTICWQAVQHLLAPHQLVHLDLGLLCSVAASLVNFLAAYFLLREGKRHRSIVLEADGRHLMTDVYTSLAVIAALTLVWLTGWVWLDAIVAILVALHILATGLLLIRRSFDGLMDRAWPVPELNELRRNIQQQLKEGMTFHALRTRTAGTRRLIEFHLLVPGSMTLLDAHQFAHDLELSLLQADPQRDVTIHLEPIEAAESWGDHELIDVEKTVAP; encoded by the coding sequence ATGTCCAGCATGCCTGTTCGCGTGCAACCACCCCGCTGGCCTGTTTATCTCTCCATCATGGCTGCAGTGCTAACCATCTTGCTGAAATTTGCAGCATGGTTCATTTCCGGTTCGGTCGGCTTATTGTCTGATGCGATGGAATCAGTGATAAACCTGGTTGCCAGTTCCCTTGCACTGGTGGCTCTGTGGTATGCTTCCCGCCCACCCGATGCAGAACACACCTATGGTCATGAAAAAATTGCCTACTTCTCCAGTGGTCTGGAAGGCATGTTGATTCTGTTTGCCTCCGTTACCATTTGCTGGCAAGCCGTTCAACATCTGCTAGCACCTCACCAACTGGTACACCTCGACTTGGGATTGCTGTGCAGCGTCGCCGCTTCCCTAGTTAATTTCCTGGCTGCCTACTTTCTGCTTCGGGAAGGCAAACGGCATCGATCCATTGTTCTTGAAGCGGATGGACGTCACCTTATGACGGATGTCTATACATCCCTGGCAGTCATTGCAGCTTTGACGCTGGTATGGTTGACGGGCTGGGTCTGGCTTGATGCTATCGTGGCGATACTGGTAGCATTGCACATCCTGGCCACAGGCTTACTGCTGATCCGACGTTCCTTTGATGGATTAATGGATCGAGCCTGGCCCGTTCCAGAACTGAATGAATTGCGGCGAAATATCCAGCAGCAACTCAAAGAAGGCATGACATTTCATGCCTTGCGAACTCGCACTGCAGGAACTCGCAGACTGATTGAATTTCATCTACTGGTGCCGGGCAGCATGACTTTGCTTGACGCCCATCAGTTTGCGCATGACCTGGAGCTATCACTTCTGCAAGCCGATCCTCAGCGAGATGTCACCATTCACCTCGAACCCATCGAGGCAGCAGAATCATGGGGCGATCACGAGTTGATCGACGTGGAAAAAACGGTTGCACCTTGA